One segment of Amycolatopsis alba DSM 44262 DNA contains the following:
- a CDS encoding carbamoyltransferase family protein encodes MLVLGLNGNFSAGNTDLVDGMLEFFCHDSSASLVRDGVLIAAVEEERLNRIKKTTKFPVNAIRACLERANVRVDEIDAVGYYFPEDHMDMVLNQLYTEHRETPTRYTRELIKDWLSRELDWDLPDDKLFYSPHHTAHALSTYRHSGMTEALVVIMDGMGEESSGTVYRAEDGDLHTLTSYPIPKSLGSLYLDATRQLGYKFGDEYKVMGLAPYGDPGTYREIFESLYTLKDKGDYELAPGAFGLNNLGPALFGNGLLPRRKGETFTQQHMDIAAGIQEAVETIVLHVLTYWAELTGLRKLAFGGGVAHNSSLNGVILRSGLFDEVFIHPASHDSGAGEGSALAAQERLGATHTTPRLRAADLGPELGTPQHIESTLHAWSSWVDVEEPDDIVERAAQLLADGAVLGWAQGGSEFGPRALGNRSIIADPRPKTNQTRINAMVKKRESFRPFAPVTTPEAAHTYFEIPTTQGNHDFMSFVLNVHPDRREELGAVTHIDGTARLQIIDPNTNPRFHHLVTTFGEKTGTPVLLNTSFNNNAEPIIQTVQDALTCYLTTELDHLIIENHLITRKPDWRSRLGQAVLHFRPTTRLTRLVRSGPQGEPVTGSEIRLDYSTGPRADVSPRLYAVLKQVDGPTPLSELGLTQDLHAELYTLWQERFFTLTPIGR; translated from the coding sequence ATGCTCGTACTCGGTTTGAACGGGAACTTCTCCGCCGGGAACACCGATCTGGTGGACGGCATGCTGGAGTTCTTCTGCCACGATTCCTCGGCCAGCCTGGTCCGCGACGGTGTCCTGATCGCGGCGGTCGAGGAGGAGCGGCTCAACCGGATCAAGAAGACGACCAAGTTCCCGGTCAACGCCATCCGCGCGTGCCTCGAACGAGCGAACGTCCGCGTGGACGAGATCGACGCCGTCGGGTACTACTTTCCCGAGGATCACATGGACATGGTCCTCAACCAGCTGTACACCGAGCATCGCGAGACGCCGACGCGGTATACGCGGGAGCTGATCAAGGACTGGCTCAGCCGCGAGCTGGACTGGGACCTGCCCGACGACAAGCTCTTCTACAGCCCGCACCACACGGCCCACGCGCTGTCCACCTATCGTCATTCGGGGATGACCGAGGCGCTGGTGGTCATCATGGACGGCATGGGGGAAGAGAGTTCGGGCACCGTCTACCGTGCCGAAGACGGGGATCTGCACACGCTGACCTCGTATCCGATTCCGAAGTCGCTGGGATCGCTCTATCTCGACGCGACCCGGCAGCTGGGCTACAAGTTCGGCGACGAGTACAAGGTGATGGGCTTGGCGCCGTACGGCGACCCCGGCACCTATCGGGAGATCTTCGAGTCGTTGTACACCTTGAAGGACAAGGGAGACTACGAACTCGCGCCGGGCGCTTTCGGGCTCAACAATCTGGGACCGGCACTGTTCGGGAACGGGCTCTTGCCGAGACGGAAAGGTGAGACGTTCACCCAGCAGCACATGGACATCGCGGCCGGCATCCAGGAAGCCGTCGAGACGATCGTTCTGCACGTCCTCACCTACTGGGCCGAACTCACCGGCCTGCGAAAGCTGGCGTTCGGCGGTGGTGTCGCGCACAACTCCAGCCTCAACGGCGTCATCCTCCGCTCCGGCCTCTTCGACGAAGTCTTCATCCACCCCGCCTCCCACGACTCCGGAGCCGGAGAAGGCTCGGCACTGGCCGCCCAAGAACGACTCGGCGCCACGCACACCACACCACGGCTCCGTGCCGCCGACCTCGGCCCCGAACTCGGCACGCCCCAGCACATCGAATCCACCCTCCACGCCTGGAGTTCCTGGGTCGACGTCGAAGAACCCGACGACATCGTCGAGCGGGCAGCACAACTACTCGCCGACGGCGCCGTGCTCGGCTGGGCCCAAGGCGGATCCGAATTCGGACCACGAGCCCTCGGCAACCGCAGCATCATCGCCGACCCACGCCCCAAAACCAACCAGACCCGCATCAACGCCATGGTCAAAAAACGCGAAAGCTTCCGCCCCTTCGCCCCCGTCACCACCCCCGAAGCCGCCCACACCTACTTCGAAATCCCCACCACACAAGGCAACCACGACTTCATGTCCTTCGTCCTCAACGTCCACCCAGACCGACGAGAAGAACTCGGCGCCGTCACCCACATCGACGGAACCGCACGCCTCCAAATCATCGACCCCAACACCAACCCACGCTTCCACCACCTCGTCACCACATTCGGCGAAAAAACCGGAACACCCGTCCTCCTCAACACCTCCTTCAACAACAACGCCGAACCCATCATCCAAACCGTCCAAGACGCCCTCACCTGCTACCTCACCACCGAACTCGACCACCTCATCATCGAAAACCACCTCATCACCCGCAAACCCGACTGGCGAAGTCGGCTCGGTCAAGCCGTCCTCCACTTCCGCCCCACGACAAGGCTGACCAGGCTCGTGAGATCCGGTCCGCAGGGGGAACCCGTTACGGGAAGCGAGATCCGGCTCGACTATTCGACGGGACCCCGAGCCGATGTCTCCCCAAGGCTGTACGCGGTGCTGAAGCAGGTGGACGGGCCGACGCCGTTGAGCGAACTCGGGCTCACCCAGGATCTGCACGCGGAGCTGTACACACTCTGGCAGGAACGGTTCTTCACCCTCACCCCGATTGGCCGGTGA
- a CDS encoding glycosyltransferase, with the protein MTGARSHAREMIPAASALARAGHEVLVACVPQLVEEFTSAGLKAVAALPDQAECWAEITDTGHDQVIKVVVGQRLLARGYPELRKVAAWFEPDLVLRDGMEFCGCLVAEQLGIPHVAAPSGAVNTLAPAAIAPLLNERRAEFGLDVQDDPLAIYRYGRIDSLPPRYSFAARGIPRAVAYRQPEASDRCEPLPSWITELDPGKPLVYGAIGVALPTAAASRDGGKASTIPADPVRALAALVGALSELDCTAVVSTGGVSFPRAGVPPHVRLVEHIAQPLLLQTVQLFVTHGGYNSVREAVRAGVPMVVAPLFGDQLDNARKVAELGLGEQATAPSEIAAACRKVLGSSENLARARHAQRELLALPPVDEVARRLALLASAR; encoded by the coding sequence GTGACGGGAGCTCGCTCTCACGCGCGGGAGATGATCCCCGCGGCGTCCGCGCTCGCACGGGCGGGGCACGAGGTGCTGGTCGCGTGCGTGCCCCAGCTCGTCGAGGAGTTCACTTCGGCCGGGCTCAAGGCCGTCGCCGCGTTGCCGGATCAGGCCGAATGCTGGGCCGAGATCACCGACACCGGTCATGACCAGGTGATCAAGGTCGTCGTCGGGCAGCGTCTCCTTGCTCGCGGGTATCCGGAACTGCGCAAGGTCGCGGCCTGGTTCGAACCGGATCTCGTCCTCCGTGACGGCATGGAGTTCTGCGGCTGCCTCGTCGCCGAGCAGCTCGGTATTCCGCATGTGGCGGCCCCGTCCGGCGCGGTCAACACCCTGGCTCCGGCCGCGATCGCGCCGCTGTTGAACGAACGTCGCGCCGAATTCGGGCTCGACGTCCAGGACGACCCGCTCGCGATCTACCGCTACGGCCGCATCGACTCGCTCCCGCCGCGCTACTCGTTCGCGGCGCGCGGGATCCCGCGGGCGGTGGCCTACCGGCAGCCGGAGGCGTCCGACCGGTGCGAGCCGCTTCCGTCGTGGATCACCGAACTCGACCCCGGCAAACCCTTGGTGTACGGCGCCATCGGCGTCGCCCTGCCGACGGCCGCGGCGTCACGGGACGGCGGGAAGGCGTCGACCATCCCGGCCGATCCGGTGCGGGCACTGGCCGCGCTGGTCGGCGCACTGTCCGAACTGGACTGCACGGCGGTGGTGTCGACGGGCGGTGTCTCTTTTCCACGCGCCGGTGTTCCGCCGCATGTGCGGCTCGTCGAGCACATCGCCCAGCCGTTGCTGCTGCAGACCGTCCAGCTGTTCGTCACCCACGGCGGGTACAACAGTGTCCGCGAAGCCGTCCGCGCGGGTGTGCCCATGGTGGTCGCTCCCCTGTTCGGCGATCAGCTCGACAACGCGCGGAAGGTGGCGGAACTCGGGCTGGGCGAGCAGGCCACCGCCCCGTCGGAGATCGCCGCCGCCTGCCGGAAAGTGCTCGGCAGCAGCGAAAACCTCGCACGCGCCCGGCACGCGCAACGTGAACTGCTTGCGCTGCCGCCGGTCGACGAGGTCGCGCGACGACTGGCGCTCCTCGCCTCTGCAAGGTAA